The following proteins are encoded in a genomic region of Mycolicibacterium rutilum:
- a CDS encoding APC family permease, translating into MVIKQPHADSGLEDFGYRESLDRSIGKFASFAAGVSYISILTGTFQLFYFGFGTAGPAYLWSWPMVFVGQMAVALCFMELAAKYPVAGSVYNWSKKLASRLVGWTSGWLMLTASIVTISAVALAYQLNLPRLWSGFQIIGDGSGTYDYAANAVLLGSILIVFTTLVNALGVRLMARINSSGVFIELIAAVLIVVLLAVNAQNSPDIFFSTNGYGAGESMGFLGAFLIASLASGYVMYGFDTASSLGEETVEPRRTAPKAIARAILASFVIGGGILVFAVMAAPNLQDPQLGESSGGLQYIVEQVMWGPLGKIFLACIVVAVTVCCLAVHTAAIRLTFAMARDNALPFGEKLATVHPKTQTPIVPAVTIGVIAIIILVINIGQPKIFTVLTSIAIIMIYLAYLMVTGPMLKKRLKGEWPPKDLKEGGYFTMGRWGLLVNIVAVVWGIGMALNLAWPRSAVYGDPWYNTWGAFVYIGVIAGAGLLWYAVKGRHHIGCLESHAAASKSEAVEQA; encoded by the coding sequence ATGGTGATCAAACAGCCCCACGCGGACAGCGGTCTGGAGGACTTCGGGTACCGCGAATCGCTGGACCGTAGCATCGGCAAGTTCGCGAGCTTCGCCGCCGGCGTCAGCTACATCTCGATCCTGACGGGCACCTTCCAGCTGTTCTACTTCGGCTTCGGCACCGCCGGTCCGGCGTACCTGTGGTCCTGGCCGATGGTGTTCGTCGGGCAGATGGCCGTCGCGCTGTGTTTCATGGAACTGGCCGCCAAATACCCTGTGGCGGGCTCGGTTTACAACTGGAGCAAGAAGCTGGCCAGCCGCCTGGTCGGCTGGACGTCGGGATGGTTGATGCTCACCGCGTCGATCGTGACGATCTCCGCGGTCGCGCTGGCCTACCAGCTGAACCTGCCGCGGCTGTGGAGCGGATTTCAGATCATCGGCGACGGCAGCGGCACCTACGACTACGCCGCCAACGCCGTGCTGCTCGGCTCGATCCTGATCGTGTTCACCACACTGGTCAACGCCCTCGGTGTGCGCCTGATGGCCAGGATCAACTCCAGCGGGGTGTTCATCGAGCTGATCGCCGCGGTGCTGATCGTCGTGCTGCTGGCGGTCAACGCGCAGAACAGTCCCGACATCTTCTTCTCCACCAACGGTTACGGCGCCGGCGAGAGCATGGGTTTCCTCGGGGCCTTCCTGATCGCGTCGCTGGCATCGGGTTACGTGATGTACGGCTTCGACACCGCCAGCTCGCTGGGCGAGGAGACCGTCGAGCCACGCCGCACCGCCCCTAAGGCGATCGCCAGGGCGATCCTGGCGTCGTTCGTGATCGGCGGCGGCATCCTGGTTTTCGCGGTGATGGCCGCGCCCAACCTGCAGGACCCGCAACTCGGTGAGAGCAGCGGCGGGCTGCAGTACATCGTCGAACAGGTGATGTGGGGACCGCTGGGCAAGATCTTCCTGGCGTGCATCGTGGTCGCGGTGACCGTGTGCTGCCTGGCCGTGCACACCGCGGCGATCCGTCTGACGTTCGCGATGGCCCGCGACAACGCGCTGCCCTTCGGCGAGAAGCTGGCCACCGTGCACCCCAAGACGCAGACGCCGATCGTGCCCGCCGTCACCATCGGCGTCATCGCGATCATCATCCTGGTCATCAACATCGGCCAGCCCAAGATCTTCACGGTGCTGACGTCGATCGCGATCATCATGATCTATCTGGCCTACCTGATGGTCACCGGCCCGATGCTCAAGAAGCGGCTCAAGGGGGAGTGGCCGCCGAAAGACCTCAAGGAGGGCGGCTATTTCACGATGGGACGCTGGGGGCTGCTGGTCAACATCGTCGCCGTGGTGTGGGGCATCGGGATGGCGCTGAACCTGGCGTGGCCCCGCTCGGCGGTCTACGGCGATCCTTGGTACAACACCTGGGGCGCGTTCGTCTACATCGGGGTGATCGCCGGCGCCGGCCTGCTGTGGTACGCCGTCAAGGGCCGGCACCACATCGGCTGCCTCGAATCACACGCCGCAGCAAGCAAATCCGAGGCGGTGGAGCAGGCCTGA
- a CDS encoding GMC family oxidoreductase, protein MTSEAAQAGVFDYVIAGGGTAGCVLAARLSEDPDVTVCLLEAGPSDVDDDDILVLSEWMHLLDSGYDWDYPIEPQERGNSFMRHARAKVLGGCSSHNSCIAFWPPAEALDEWVTMGATGWGADEVLPLTRKVTETVLLRDVPPRDPCGAAVLEAAAMVGLPTVAFNRGETVRNGAGWFQINASEDGLRNSTSRAYLHPILGTRANLEVRTKCWVAEILFDDARAATGVRYQRPDLTGYDVVTARREVIVTAGAIDTPKLLMLSGIGPAEHLREFGIAVRVDSPGVGANLDDHVEGLVFWEAAQPMVTTSTQWWEIGLFTCVDSVSGGITQPDLMMHYGSVPFDMNTLRHGYPTTDNGFCLTPNVTQGRSRGTVRLRTRDFRDRARVDPRYFTDPDGYDERIMLAGVRLAREIAEQPPLADWVGRELAPGPQATTDDELLDYIHKCHNTVYHPAATARMGAVDDPMAVLDPALRVKGVSGLRVVDASAMPKLPAVNPNITVMTMAEKCAELIRTS, encoded by the coding sequence ATGACATCCGAGGCAGCGCAGGCGGGGGTCTTCGACTACGTCATCGCCGGCGGTGGCACCGCGGGATGCGTGCTGGCCGCCCGGCTCTCGGAGGACCCCGACGTCACGGTGTGCCTGCTCGAGGCGGGGCCCTCCGACGTCGACGACGACGACATCCTCGTGCTGTCCGAGTGGATGCACCTGCTCGACTCCGGCTACGACTGGGACTATCCCATCGAACCGCAGGAACGGGGCAACTCGTTCATGCGCCACGCCCGGGCCAAGGTGCTCGGCGGGTGCTCGTCGCACAATTCCTGCATCGCGTTCTGGCCGCCCGCCGAGGCGCTCGACGAGTGGGTGACCATGGGGGCGACCGGGTGGGGCGCCGATGAGGTGCTGCCGCTGACCCGCAAGGTCACCGAAACCGTTCTGCTGCGCGATGTTCCACCGCGCGACCCGTGCGGAGCGGCGGTACTGGAGGCCGCCGCGATGGTCGGCCTGCCGACCGTGGCGTTCAACCGCGGCGAGACCGTGCGCAACGGCGCGGGCTGGTTTCAGATCAACGCGTCCGAGGACGGCCTGCGGAATTCGACGTCGCGCGCGTACCTGCACCCGATCCTGGGCACCCGCGCCAACCTCGAGGTGCGCACCAAGTGCTGGGTCGCCGAGATCCTGTTCGACGACGCCCGCGCCGCCACCGGCGTCCGCTACCAGCGACCGGACCTCACCGGCTATGACGTCGTCACCGCGCGGCGCGAGGTGATCGTCACCGCCGGCGCCATCGACACCCCGAAACTGTTGATGCTCTCCGGAATCGGGCCCGCCGAGCACCTGCGCGAGTTCGGCATCGCCGTGCGCGTCGACTCACCCGGCGTCGGCGCCAACCTCGACGACCACGTCGAGGGCCTGGTGTTCTGGGAAGCTGCGCAACCGATGGTCACGACCTCGACCCAGTGGTGGGAGATCGGGCTGTTCACCTGTGTCGACTCGGTTTCCGGCGGGATCACGCAGCCGGACCTGATGATGCACTACGGCAGCGTGCCGTTCGACATGAACACGCTGCGGCACGGCTACCCGACCACCGACAACGGTTTCTGCCTGACCCCCAACGTGACTCAGGGACGTTCCCGGGGAACCGTGCGGCTGCGCACCCGCGACTTCCGCGACCGCGCCCGGGTGGACCCGCGGTACTTCACCGACCCCGACGGCTACGACGAACGCATCATGCTGGCCGGGGTGCGCCTGGCCCGCGAGATCGCCGAACAACCCCCGCTGGCCGACTGGGTCGGCCGCGAACTGGCCCCGGGTCCGCAGGCCACCACCGACGACGAACTGCTCGACTACATTCACAAGTGCCACAACACCGTCTACCATCCGGCCGCGACCGCGCGGATGGGCGCGGTCGACGATCCGATGGCGGTGCTCGATCCGGCGTTGCGGGTCAAGGGCGTCTCGGGGCTGCGGGTGGTGGACGCGTCGGCGATGCCCAAACTGCCCGCGGTCAATCCGAACATCACCGTGATGACGATGGCGGAGAAGTGTGCCGAGCTCATCCGAACTTCGTGA
- a CDS encoding putative nucleotidyltransferase substrate binding domain-containing protein: MPSSSELRELTDFLTQHTPFQAVPDDELAQLASGAQSETYPAGALVADYSTRVPDDVWMVRSGQVVLRSSADGTVIDTVDVGGIFGYLPLLTGAGSDFDARTAVSSTLIRLPGALVRAQFAKPAGLAFLASSGWTPAARPTITTAIDNRPVSELLHGDPLLVAPDASVRDVVIAMTERHVGCALIRLPGGEFGIFTDRDLRTKVVAAGLPLDTGIDRVMSAPARTVTADLTADTVLMEMLECGLRHMPVVTTRGEVVGVVEDADLLAASARQSFLLRRAIGSAASTTELETAGARVTAVAADLFRNGTKATATSAILSVVIDSLVRKALELAIAESGQVPLTFAWLTLGSVARREAMPSSDVDSALSFAPAGASDPLRDIAARVHRTLDGCGLPSDSNGAVAYRPAFARAAPDWASAAEGWLKHPLVDRGLIMSSLLIDGRVVWGDPALHTVPAVYRRLRTEGRDALRLQLLNALSGKVRTRGLRDVLSRRGGTFDLKNHAVTPIVNLARWGGLTAGVSSATTPARLAAAAQAGSISERDADTLCDVFAMLQRLRMAHQVEQISSGRSPGDVVTMSELSPLNRSLLGEGLREIAAVRRRVGGFGVPRG, from the coding sequence GTGCCGAGCTCATCCGAACTTCGTGAGCTGACCGACTTCCTCACGCAGCACACCCCGTTTCAGGCGGTGCCCGACGACGAGCTCGCGCAGCTGGCGTCGGGCGCGCAGAGCGAGACGTACCCCGCGGGCGCGCTCGTCGCCGACTACTCGACGCGGGTGCCCGACGACGTGTGGATGGTGCGCAGCGGGCAGGTCGTGCTGCGCTCCAGCGCCGACGGCACCGTCATCGACACCGTCGACGTCGGCGGCATCTTCGGCTATCTGCCGCTGCTGACCGGCGCCGGGTCGGATTTCGACGCCCGAACGGCGGTGTCCAGCACCCTGATTCGGCTGCCGGGAGCTTTGGTGCGCGCGCAGTTCGCCAAGCCCGCCGGGCTGGCGTTCCTGGCGTCGTCGGGTTGGACGCCCGCCGCGCGGCCGACGATCACGACCGCGATCGACAACCGGCCGGTTTCCGAACTGCTGCACGGCGATCCGTTGCTCGTCGCCCCCGACGCGTCGGTGCGCGACGTCGTCATCGCCATGACCGAACGGCACGTCGGGTGCGCGCTGATCCGGCTGCCCGGCGGCGAGTTCGGCATCTTCACCGACCGCGATCTGCGCACCAAGGTGGTGGCCGCGGGCCTACCGCTCGACACCGGCATCGACCGGGTGATGAGCGCGCCGGCCCGCACCGTCACCGCCGACCTGACCGCCGACACCGTGCTGATGGAGATGCTCGAGTGCGGGCTGCGGCACATGCCGGTGGTGACCACGCGGGGCGAGGTGGTCGGCGTCGTCGAGGACGCCGACCTGCTGGCCGCCTCCGCGCGGCAGAGTTTCCTGCTGCGCCGGGCGATCGGGTCGGCGGCGAGCACGACCGAACTGGAGACGGCGGGCGCGCGGGTCACGGCGGTGGCCGCCGACCTGTTCCGCAACGGCACCAAGGCGACCGCGACCAGCGCCATCCTCTCGGTCGTCATCGACAGCCTGGTGCGCAAGGCGCTGGAGTTGGCGATCGCCGAATCGGGGCAGGTGCCGCTGACGTTCGCCTGGCTGACGCTGGGTTCGGTCGCCCGCCGTGAGGCGATGCCGTCGTCGGACGTCGACAGCGCCCTCTCCTTTGCGCCGGCCGGCGCGAGCGACCCGTTGCGCGACATCGCGGCGCGGGTGCACCGCACGCTCGACGGCTGCGGGTTGCCGTCGGACTCCAACGGGGCCGTCGCGTACCGGCCGGCGTTCGCCCGCGCGGCACCGGACTGGGCGAGTGCCGCCGAGGGCTGGCTCAAGCACCCGCTGGTCGACCGCGGGCTGATCATGTCGTCGTTGCTGATCGACGGCCGCGTCGTCTGGGGAGATCCGGCACTGCACACGGTGCCGGCGGTGTACCGCCGGTTGCGGACCGAAGGCCGGGACGCGCTGAGGCTGCAACTGCTCAACGCGCTGTCGGGCAAGGTGCGCACGCGCGGGCTGCGAGATGTGTTGTCGCGCCGCGGCGGAACGTTCGATCTGAAGAACCACGCGGTGACGCCGATCGTGAACCTCGCGCGGTGGGGCGGGTTGACCGCGGGGGTGAGCTCGGCGACGACGCCGGCCCGGCTGGCCGCCGCCGCGCAGGCCGGGTCGATCAGCGAACGCGACGCCGACACGCTGTGCGACGTGTTCGCGATGCTGCAGCGGCTGCGGATGGCCCACCAGGTCGAGCAGATCTCGTCCGGGCGCAGCCCCGGTGACGTGGTGACGATGTCGGAGCTGTCCCCGCTGAACCGCAGCCTGCTCGGTGAGGGGCTGCGCGAGATCGCGGCCGTGCGGCGGCGTGTCGGGGGGTTCGGGGTGCCGCGCGGGTAG
- a CDS encoding IclR family transcriptional regulator, with product MPKSDEDRPAAAVQSVDRALLVLEILAEAGQAGVTEIAAELGVHKSTVSRLIAALEARGYVEQVTGRGKYRLGFSITRLARASGAHLDMVKVSQDICDDLCAQVGETTNLAILDVDRVVNIVESIGPAEITLKTWVGQICPAHATSSGKVLLAGLDDAEIADRVAPRLETFTATTLATIEDLRAELVTVRTRGWASVCEELEVGLNAVAAPVRDADAAVVAALSVSGPAYRLGEDKFDETAKLTTAAADTISRRLGWVERG from the coding sequence ATGCCCAAGAGTGACGAGGACAGGCCGGCGGCCGCGGTGCAGTCCGTCGACCGGGCGCTGCTCGTGCTCGAGATCCTCGCTGAGGCCGGTCAGGCCGGGGTCACCGAGATCGCCGCTGAACTCGGTGTCCACAAGTCGACGGTGTCCCGGCTGATCGCCGCACTGGAGGCCCGCGGCTACGTCGAGCAGGTCACCGGGCGTGGCAAATACCGGCTCGGATTCTCGATCACCAGGCTGGCGCGGGCCAGCGGTGCGCACCTGGACATGGTCAAGGTCAGCCAGGACATCTGCGACGACCTCTGTGCGCAGGTCGGTGAGACCACCAACCTGGCGATCCTCGATGTGGACCGCGTCGTGAACATCGTCGAATCCATCGGCCCCGCAGAGATCACCCTGAAGACCTGGGTCGGCCAGATCTGCCCGGCGCACGCGACGTCGAGCGGCAAGGTGCTGCTCGCCGGGCTCGACGACGCCGAGATCGCCGACCGGGTGGCGCCGCGCCTGGAGACCTTCACCGCCACCACACTCGCCACGATCGAGGACCTGCGGGCCGAACTCGTGACCGTCCGTACCCGCGGCTGGGCGTCGGTCTGCGAGGAACTGGAAGTGGGGCTGAACGCGGTTGCCGCTCCGGTGCGCGACGCCGACGCCGCAGTGGTTGCCGCACTGAGTGTTTCGGGCCCCGCCTACCGGCTGGGTGAGGACAAGTTCGACGAGACCGCCAAGCTCACGACGGCCGCGGCCGACACGATCAGCCGACGCCTCGGGTGGGTCGAGCGCGGATGA
- a CDS encoding alpha/beta fold hydrolase, with protein sequence MWSRSSPVDGFRLAYDRFGTRGAPPVLLLHGWPGNRHDYRRLVPLISDAADVIVPDLRGFGGSDKHAVAVRHFYSATAQAGSVIGLIKELELSEVVLAGYDVGSRVAQSVARMQPDLVRSLVLSPPLPGAGDRVLTAKAQSEFWYQAFHQLPLAAQLIDGNADAVRDYLRHFWTHWSGPDFAVAEDDLDRLVADYALPGAFTASIAWYRAGAGMIAQSLTELPPDRAIKIHVPTDVVWPQHDPLFPPEWGDRLGHYFTDVSVYPAFDAGHFTPLECPEQFAELILIRARPTRGVG encoded by the coding sequence ATGTGGTCCCGCAGCTCCCCCGTCGACGGGTTCCGGCTGGCCTACGACCGTTTCGGCACCAGAGGTGCGCCGCCGGTGCTGCTGCTGCACGGGTGGCCGGGCAACCGCCACGACTACCGGCGCCTCGTCCCACTGATCAGCGACGCCGCCGACGTCATCGTGCCGGACCTACGCGGGTTCGGCGGCTCGGACAAACACGCGGTCGCGGTGCGGCACTTCTACAGCGCCACCGCGCAGGCCGGCAGCGTCATCGGGCTCATCAAGGAACTCGAGCTGTCCGAGGTGGTGCTCGCCGGCTACGACGTCGGCAGCCGCGTCGCCCAGAGCGTCGCGCGGATGCAACCGGACCTGGTGCGCTCGCTGGTGTTGTCCCCGCCGTTGCCCGGTGCCGGCGACCGCGTGCTGACGGCCAAGGCGCAGAGCGAGTTCTGGTATCAGGCGTTTCATCAGCTGCCGCTGGCCGCGCAGCTCATCGACGGCAACGCAGACGCGGTGCGGGACTATCTGCGCCACTTCTGGACTCACTGGTCGGGTCCGGATTTCGCTGTCGCCGAGGATGATCTGGATCGGCTGGTGGCCGACTACGCCCTGCCCGGCGCGTTCACCGCGTCGATCGCGTGGTACCGCGCCGGGGCGGGCATGATCGCCCAGTCACTGACCGAGCTGCCGCCCGACCGGGCCATCAAGATCCACGTGCCCACCGATGTGGTGTGGCCGCAACATGATCCGCTGTTCCCGCCGGAATGGGGCGACCGCCTCGGCCACTATTTCACCGACGTGTCGGTGTATCCGGCGTTCGACGCCGGTCATTTCACGCCGCTGGAGTGCCCCGAGCAGTTCGCGGAGCTGATCCTCATCCGCGCTCGACCCACCCGAGGCGTCGGCTGA
- a CDS encoding alpha/beta hydrolase, protein MTTPTVAQARAWRPEALNGLGDEWERAARLIAANADTLAAEFAFWRGQAADAARADAKSIVAEAETVARALVLAAAAARDGADQIADARAAVLAGVDAAVGEGFVVGDDGTVSPPARPSSLLVALSGGDPALADDLLAARAQTLTAEVTAALQRLGAADADAAADLAEALAPPDAGPDGFGAEVVARWPSTGQDAIAAQLAAMTAEQRDRLIDAFPEQVGNTDGVPWDMRTRANRTNIAQAVLDEPDPARLSVYRDLLAEIDDPAGGGARLDRQILAFDPARASLVELHGNLASASSVAVLVPGLGTTIAGSAANTATARRFVTATRGDVAAITYLGGPFPRGDNPLTALAAAADPRYALGMAPRLVAFTEDVDRRVDATGRRIPVTVIGHSYGGSIVGTAETQGLTSDRTLFVAAAGAGVGVDDAGDWHNRNPDVLRFSMTPPGDPITAVQGIPGGPHGADPDEMDGVIRLPTGHYDDGRPMAGPRAHSDVLNWPSDSWRTILGVITGDLRTDSATLPETG, encoded by the coding sequence GTGACGACGCCGACGGTCGCCCAGGCCCGCGCCTGGCGTCCGGAGGCGCTGAACGGGCTGGGCGACGAGTGGGAGCGCGCCGCCCGCCTGATCGCCGCCAACGCCGACACGCTGGCCGCCGAGTTCGCGTTCTGGCGCGGCCAGGCCGCCGACGCCGCCCGCGCCGACGCGAAAAGCATTGTCGCCGAAGCGGAAACGGTTGCCCGAGCGCTGGTGCTGGCCGCCGCAGCCGCCCGCGACGGCGCCGACCAGATCGCCGACGCGCGGGCAGCGGTGCTGGCAGGGGTCGACGCCGCGGTCGGCGAGGGTTTCGTCGTCGGCGACGACGGGACGGTGTCTCCGCCCGCCCGGCCCTCGTCGTTGCTCGTCGCCCTGTCGGGCGGGGACCCCGCGCTGGCCGACGACCTGCTGGCAGCCCGGGCGCAGACCCTGACCGCCGAGGTGACGGCGGCGCTGCAGCGGCTCGGCGCCGCCGACGCCGACGCCGCCGCCGACCTCGCGGAGGCGCTCGCCCCGCCCGACGCAGGACCCGACGGGTTCGGCGCCGAGGTCGTGGCCCGCTGGCCCAGCACCGGCCAGGACGCGATCGCCGCACAGCTCGCGGCGATGACCGCCGAGCAGCGGGACCGCCTGATCGACGCGTTTCCCGAGCAGGTCGGCAACACCGACGGGGTGCCGTGGGACATGCGCACCCGGGCGAACCGGACCAACATCGCCCAGGCGGTACTGGACGAACCAGATCCCGCCCGGCTGAGCGTCTACCGCGACCTGCTCGCCGAGATCGACGACCCGGCAGGCGGAGGCGCCCGCCTCGACCGGCAGATCCTCGCGTTCGACCCGGCCCGCGCGTCGCTGGTCGAGTTGCACGGCAATCTCGCGTCGGCGTCGAGCGTCGCGGTGCTGGTGCCCGGGCTGGGCACCACGATCGCCGGGTCGGCGGCCAACACCGCGACTGCACGGCGGTTCGTCACTGCGACCCGCGGCGACGTCGCGGCGATCACCTACCTCGGCGGGCCGTTCCCGCGCGGGGACAACCCGCTGACCGCGCTCGCCGCGGCCGCCGACCCGCGGTACGCGCTGGGCATGGCTCCGCGGCTGGTCGCGTTCACCGAGGACGTCGACCGCCGGGTCGACGCCACCGGGCGCCGGATTCCGGTCACCGTGATCGGGCACTCCTACGGCGGCTCGATCGTGGGCACCGCCGAGACGCAGGGGCTGACCTCGGACCGCACTCTGTTCGTCGCGGCGGCCGGGGCCGGGGTGGGCGTGGACGACGCCGGTGACTGGCACAACCGGAACCCGGATGTGCTGCGGTTCTCCATGACGCCGCCGGGCGATCCGATCACTGCCGTGCAGGGCATTCCCGGCGGGCCGCACGGCGCCGACCCAGACGAGATGGACGGCGTGATCCGTTTGCCCACAGGCCATTACGACGACGGCAGGCCGATGGCCGGCCCCCGCGCACACTCCGACGTGTTGAACTGGCCGTCGGATTCGTGGCGCACCATCCTCGGCGTGATCACCGGCGACCTGCGGACGGATTCGGCAACCCTGCCCGAAACCGGCTGA
- a CDS encoding DUF7162 family protein, whose amino-acid sequence MGEIVELDVRQLRTVAERVTGAAGRIAEMPWPSLDPDALTGAASAEVTETAAVATRLAGVVADMRAWAASARTAADAFDDAEHRTGDRFRR is encoded by the coding sequence ATGGGGGAAATCGTTGAACTCGACGTTCGGCAGCTGCGCACTGTCGCAGAACGGGTGACGGGCGCGGCCGGGCGCATCGCCGAGATGCCGTGGCCATCACTTGATCCCGACGCGCTGACCGGCGCCGCCTCCGCCGAGGTGACCGAGACGGCAGCCGTCGCGACCCGGCTCGCCGGTGTGGTCGCCGACATGCGGGCGTGGGCCGCCTCGGCGCGGACAGCCGCGGACGCGTTCGACGACGCCGAGCACCGCACCGGCGACCGTTTCCGGCGGTGA
- the pafA gene encoding Pup--protein ligase — MQRRIMGIETEFGVTCTFHGHRRLSPDEVARYLFRRVVSWGRSSNVFLRNGARLYLDVGSHPEYATAECDNLTQLVTHDRAGERVLEDLLIDAEQRLADEGIGGDIYLFKNNTDSAGNSYGCHENYLIVRAGEFSRISDVLLPFLVTRQLICGAGKVLQTPKAATFCLSQRAEHIWEGVSSATTRSRPIINTRDEPHADAEKYRRLHVIVGDSNMCEATTMLKVGTASLVLEMIEAGIAFRDFSLDNPIRAIREVSHDLTGRRPVRLAGGRQASALDIQREYYSRAVEYLQSREPNTQIQQVVDLWGRQLDAVESQDFAKVDTEIDWVIKRKLFQRYQDRYNMELSDPKISQLDLAYHDIKRGRGVFDLLQRKGLATRITTDEDIEAAVNTPPQTTRAKLRGEFISAAQEAGRDFTVDWVHLKLNDQAQRTVLCKDPFRSVDERVKRLIASM, encoded by the coding sequence GTGCAGCGACGAATCATGGGCATCGAGACCGAATTCGGTGTCACCTGCACGTTCCATGGGCATCGTCGGCTGAGTCCCGATGAGGTGGCCCGCTACCTGTTCCGGCGGGTGGTGTCATGGGGCCGCAGTTCGAACGTGTTCCTCCGGAACGGCGCCAGGTTGTATCTGGACGTGGGCAGTCACCCCGAGTACGCCACCGCCGAGTGTGACAACCTCACGCAGCTGGTCACCCACGACCGCGCCGGCGAGCGGGTGCTCGAAGACCTGCTCATCGACGCCGAGCAGCGGCTCGCCGACGAGGGCATCGGCGGCGACATCTACCTGTTCAAGAACAACACCGACTCGGCGGGCAACTCGTACGGCTGCCACGAGAACTACCTGATCGTGCGGGCCGGCGAGTTCTCGCGGATCTCCGATGTCCTGCTGCCGTTCCTGGTCACCCGCCAGTTGATCTGCGGCGCGGGCAAGGTGCTGCAGACCCCGAAGGCGGCCACGTTCTGCCTGAGCCAGCGCGCCGAACACATCTGGGAGGGCGTCTCGAGCGCCACCACCCGGTCCCGGCCGATCATCAACACCCGCGACGAGCCGCACGCCGACGCCGAGAAGTACCGCAGGCTGCACGTCATCGTCGGTGACTCGAACATGTGCGAAGCCACCACCATGCTCAAGGTGGGCACCGCGTCGCTCGTGCTGGAGATGATCGAGGCCGGCATCGCGTTCCGCGACTTCTCGCTGGACAACCCGATCCGGGCGATCCGCGAGGTCAGCCACGATCTGACCGGCCGCCGTCCGGTGCGGTTGGCCGGCGGGCGGCAGGCCAGCGCCCTGGACATTCAGCGCGAGTACTACTCCCGCGCGGTCGAGTATCTGCAGAGCCGCGAGCCCAACACGCAGATCCAGCAGGTCGTCGACCTGTGGGGTCGCCAACTCGACGCGGTGGAGAGCCAGGACTTCGCCAAGGTCGACACCGAGATCGACTGGGTGATCAAGCGCAAGCTGTTCCAGCGCTACCAGGACCGCTACAACATGGAGCTGTCCGACCCGAAGATCAGCCAGCTGGACCTGGCGTACCACGACATCAAGCGCGGCCGCGGCGTGTTCGACCTGCTGCAGCGCAAGGGTCTGGCCACGCGGATCACCACCGACGAGGACATCGAGGCTGCGGTCAACACACCGCCGCAGACCACCCGCGCCAAACTGCGCGGCGAGTTCATCAGCGCCGCGCAGGAAGCGGGCCGCGACTTCACCGTCGACTGGGTGCACCTCAAGCTCAACGACCAGGCGCAGCGCACGGTGCTGTGCAAGGACCCGTTCCGGTCGGTCGACGAGCGGGTCAAGCGGCTCATCGCCAGCATGTAA
- a CDS encoding endonuclease domain-containing protein, whose amino-acid sequence MPPELRAVLAAQGGVATSAQILSHLSRRGLQRLLRTRELVKIFPNIYSAGEADPWTRLRGLDLRCGEPVAACLGTAAAMFGFDTEDVTDLHVLNPQGCLLRDQPGLTVHRRDGAPLTVENGRLLTTPAWTAVEVARALRRPRALATLDAALRSLTCDRAELRAAALAQAGRRGIVTVRELIELARSEAESPMESEARLVMVDGGLPEPELQYKIFDRDGRLWRVDFAWPDLRVVVEYDGFDWHSSPEDLRRDRQKRAALEEIDWRVMSIVGDDVRRHPDVMLRRIDALLTRAAAA is encoded by the coding sequence ATGCCGCCCGAGCTTCGAGCTGTCCTCGCAGCGCAGGGCGGCGTCGCGACCTCGGCGCAAATCCTGTCGCATCTGAGCCGGCGCGGACTGCAGCGCCTGCTGCGCACCCGCGAGCTGGTGAAGATCTTCCCCAACATCTACAGCGCGGGCGAAGCCGATCCGTGGACCCGCCTGCGCGGCCTCGACCTTCGCTGCGGCGAACCCGTCGCCGCGTGTCTGGGCACGGCCGCCGCGATGTTCGGTTTCGACACCGAAGACGTGACGGACCTGCATGTCCTCAACCCGCAGGGGTGCCTGCTGCGAGACCAGCCCGGGCTGACGGTGCACCGCCGGGACGGCGCGCCGCTGACCGTCGAGAACGGTCGGCTGCTCACCACGCCCGCCTGGACTGCGGTCGAGGTCGCGCGTGCGCTGCGACGGCCCCGTGCCCTGGCGACACTCGACGCCGCGCTTCGCAGCCTGACCTGTGACCGCGCTGAACTACGCGCGGCGGCTCTGGCGCAGGCGGGCCGGCGCGGGATCGTCACGGTGCGCGAACTCATCGAACTCGCCCGCTCCGAGGCGGAGTCGCCGATGGAGAGCGAAGCTCGGCTCGTGATGGTCGACGGCGGACTGCCCGAACCAGAGTTGCAGTACAAGATCTTCGACCGGGACGGCCGCTTGTGGCGAGTCGACTTCGCGTGGCCGGATCTGCGGGTCGTGGTGGAGTACGACGGATTCGACTGGCACAGCTCACCGGAAGATCTGCGGCGGGATCGGCAGAAGCGGGCCGCGCTCGAGGAAATCGACTGGCGGGTGATGTCGATCGTCGGCGATGACGTCCGTCGGCACCCCGACGTGATGTTGCGCCGCATCGACGCTCTGCTCACCCGGGCCGCCGCAGCGTGA